A window of Amaranthus tricolor cultivar Red isolate AtriRed21 chromosome 8, ASM2621246v1, whole genome shotgun sequence genomic DNA:
AGAATATagtcatttactattttaaaatgctTATAGAAGTAACCTAATGGTTTCAAGCAAAATTCTGAAATCTTTATTTTTAGGAAAtgatttattttctttcaaactaatataaaaccctcactaaaacttatttttaaataccaATAAGACtataatatcattataaaaGTTTTTTTCATAATCTTATCTATTTggataaatatattttcttttggaTTAAATATAAGTACTTTTATTAAAGaacttaaaataagtttttgtCAACATAGTTTGTGAAATCATGTGCAAATAAACTTTGATAAAACTAAGTACATTgaaaatttattatagtaaatctAATAATAACATCTAACAAAACAAGACTTGGTTTATTCAAacttaaaagttttaaaaattaaactctCATTATGTTTGACACGTAAGGATAAAAAAACTAGATAAGTTACTAGCACTAATTCACACTCAAAGCTATTTAAGTTAAGATTAAAAAAGGCTTTAAAATAGAGCTATTACAACTATTATTTAAGTTTAGATGGAGATTAATATTGCATGATAATTAAGTAAAGATTGTTGATTAAAAAATCACACTTGATAATACCAAATATTATAAAATCACATGTGATTGATTATTTGATTGGATATTATTCATTTAAGAGTAAATGAGAACAATTAGAGTAGTCTCCAACTATAAAAAGCAAGTCCTAACATTTTTACCctaatacaaatattaaaaataatacaaaaactTTTATATCTTCCAAGTTCCAACAATTCTTTTTCAATTGGATCTAAGTTATTAACATGTCAGAAAGGATGTCATTTTTGCCTCTCATATTGGTGTTACTAGTAATTTTGCTTGGTGGTAAGTGTTGTACTTATTCCTATTGTGTAAATTATGTATGAAGTTGGTTCACTATAAATAGTGATAAAGTCAGAAACTCCACTAGCTAAGTGGAGGTATCCCGAAAAATATAAGTAAAAACTAGGTTGAAGCCAACTGTAATTCTAACTGTTCTGAACCTTTTtctgacttttgtcaacttttttTGGTTTTGCATCATTATGTTTTTGAGATTCACTATATATTTTTAgtcattttttgtattttgagagaaaaatttctttattttaactttaaatttggtatattgttaattttaaagtaatattgcatttaaaataatttacgtattttttcaatatgaattaactatataaatttatatttaaaaatattttaaacagtttaaacttttttgttttcattataTGGTTTCTAAATACCATATATTTTAGGTCTCAATTTTAAACTTATACGTTACGAGCTATTTCGTATTTactataaaaaatagaaaaatataaaaataaaataaatttaagttaaaCTGATTCATTTGAATAGAAATAACTagttaattaaatgggttataaagttttgatttgttttatgtttaaaattttgaccttaaactAACCCACTAGATATACTGATCGGGTAggatcaatttatttatttaattacgtcaaaaatcgcaactcaaactCACTTATTTCAAGTTAGgttttgaaattatcaagtcgaATTAGTTTTTGTTAGACCTACACGATTTTGGCTTTTTAACCTTTAAATTTGAACATTTAGctttttattatcatcatttatgTTATCCAAGTTATAAATTCAAACTtgaaacaataattttttgaataatGAATGCAGGTATTAATGTTGCAAGTGCAAGATCTAATGGGGTGTTATTTCCTGAAAATATGGGTGTAGAAAGAGTGGGTGGACTTTGTGCGTCCATGTCGGATTGTAAATTGTCTATTTGCCAGGGTAGATGTGGATTCGATGCTAAGAATGCTCATTGTATAGGAAACACCTTATGTTGTTGTGAACGATAAGATATGTAATCTAGTACAATTAATATGTGCTTGTACTAGCAATAAAAAAGTTTTatctataataatatcaaaattaaattctCAAATTTAATGACATCATCATATAGTATATTAAAGCAATAGATTTTAAAGCTACATTTTACAATCACAATTTTCACCTAAATGTATACTAATAAAGCTCTACCGAATCCGTTATAATTCTTTATTTGGAATCGTATCATACAATCTACTAAATCAGTGAAATTTAATGTCACAAGTAATTATCTACAATTATCTTTTTCCCACCTATGTAACCTAAAAACGTTTTATTGGATTATTTCTAACATGTTGAATTGAAAACTAAACTTCTTTGAGTGATGATaatattcaaaactcatattagaATTAATCAAGAAATTTAGTTGATTAGTTGATCCTaaatcataatttaatataaaaagaattaaatgttattttaatgATAAGAAGTTCGGtccaaaatatttaaaaaaatgtcaaaattagtcatatgttttaTAGGTTGAATAAAATAGACTAATAACTAATTATTAATGACTACAAGTTTTAGTATTGAAATAATTCAATTACTTGTTAATTTAAGTAATCAAGAAAGACAACTTAGGATGCAAGTCATTGCTAAATATGTATAAATAGGCCTTTTATATTTTTGGAtctaatattgattatttttaaattgtagCTGACTGATTTTTCGAAGATTGTAAAGTTTTGAAAttagaataaattatataaaatctgAAAATCGAATGAATATTTATTCATGATTTAAATCGATTTTAATCAAATCAATTAACTTAgagaaataaatataaaagtacTTGGTTATTGCAATTTTTAGTACTAACATGACAGGGTTGACTAAGTCCTGTAGAAACCTAAAGTAGCTAAATACGTGTTGGAATTGGTCAATTAAGAGCGTATAAGAAGATTGTCTAAATAACTAATTTATAAGATCTTTAATATGTAGTTCAACACATGACCAAGTTGAGAAAAATAAGGAGTTGAAGCAAATAATTAAAGCTTCATCAATACTTAAAGAACTACATGCTCTGATAAATTATAATCTATTGTTTAACGCATTCattaagagttgtaatttgttCTTTAATAGTTTTCTAACTCTCGTCTATTGTAATAGGTCTTAGTGTCTTAaaatgtaacaccccagaatttccgaccctttaacaaaaacaaaatcgtaaaggacgggagaaaattcgggtgttatatgatattttaaaatattctattaattctttcaaaaaaaaattttctattaattacTATTATTGAAGTTTTGAAGATTAAATTGCATAATAATTAAATGACGATTGTTGATTAGAAAATCACACTTgattataccaaatattataaaATCACATGTGATTGATTATTTGATTGGATATTATTCATTTAAGAGTAAATGAGCACAATTAGAAAAGTCCACAACACAACTATAAAAAGCCATAAGTTAGAAGCAAGTCACTTCATTTTTactctaatatatatacatattaaagTTAGTACAAATATTTCTATATCATCCAAGTTTCAACAATTCTTTTTCAAGTTAGTTATTAACATGCCTCAAAGGATGTCATTTATCCCTCTCATTTTGGTGTTACTGGTAATATTTCTTGGTGGTAAGTGTTGTACTTATTCCTTTTGTATAAGATATAGATGAAGTTGGTTTACTATTTAGAGTAATAAAAATATCTATCTATCAACGtactacttcctccattttcatatatttttctcaaatagaatttaccaaTTTTAGTGTCGAATTTTGACTATAatttctcatcgatctataagaaaaagaaattcatttgggatcttgttagattcgtacTTTTGAAATATCAactctttaaaatttttaaaaactcacaattagaattatttaattttaaaatatgcaTTGGAatctgtaaaaaaaaaataaataggaagaACATTTGAAAATAGGAGTTTATTATTGTATGATGGGtagaaataattatatttggttTGAAAACAATTGACATGGAAAGCGAAAAAACAAAGTAAATTAATTGCTGTTTTTTTCGCTTTCTAAAATCAATAACCAATCCCATGACAATAAAAACTTTCATGTATTATCTCACCTATAACCCGAAAAATATAACTAGATTGAGACCAACGATAATCCTAAccgtttttaacctttttctaAATGTTGTCAACCTTTTTAGttttgcattattattttttgggttCACTATATTTTTAgccattttttatatattgagaaaatattttgtttattttagctTTCAAATTGGTATAtggttaattttttaaaataattttacattcaaaaatatttatttatttctttgataTGAATTAACTATAACAATATACATTTGAAAATATCTTAATctgtttaaacttttttttttcattatatgGTGTTTAACATTAAGTACATCATATATTTTAGGcctcaattttaaatttatacattattagttgttttgtgtttttttactTTAGGAGAGaggaatttaaattttatttttgaactttATATTAAAGACAAACATATTCAAGTGGTATTTGGTTGGATTAGTATTGATGCAAAAAATTTTAGCATATATagttttttactatttttataatgcgtatttagagatatttaaagtcaaaatttattttgaaatgcaTTTAAATAGTAAAGAGCACAAACAAAAAGAACAGAAGAAATATAAAAcatagaaaaatattaaatgaattaagtttagGTGAAACTGATTGACTTGACTAAAAATTAACCAgtttaattaaatgagttatatagttttggtttgttttatgtttaaaattttgaccttaaactAACCCATAAAAAAGATCAAGTCGTTTCGTAGACCTATTCAGTTTTGGCTTTTTAATGCTTTAATTTGCACATTTAgcttttcatcatcatcatttatgTTATCCAagttacaaattaaaatttcaaacaataatatgaataaatttttttttataattaacgCAGGTACTAATGTTGCAAGTTCAAGATCTAATGGGGTGTTATTTCCTGAAAATATGGGTGTCGAAAGAGTGGGTGGAATTTGTGCGGACATGTCGGATTGTAAATTGTCTATATGTCAGCAGTGGCGGATCCAGGAATTTCAATTTGGGGGTAAAATCCGAACGTCACGTCATTTGAATAATCTGATCGTCGtccgaataatttttttttaaagaaaaatagaaaacataatagaaacaatatttacaatttacaatatcaaatccgatgttaaaagttttacaatccaaaatatttaaaaaaaaatacaagcgtTCAAATGAAAATTGCAAATTCATCCTTcgagttttcatatttttaaagcgatcaataattttttcatcagaaacttgtagaaacacttccttctcaatgtaagtaaccaaacaatcattcactagttgatcacccatgctatttctcaacttatttttgacaaacgtcattgcggaaaacactctttctacacttgccgtagcaacaggaagaatcaacatcaaCTTGATTAGCAAATGTATAAGAGGAAAAGTCTCATGTTTTCTTGTTTTAACAAGCATCATGGAAAGAGAATTGATATCTTGCAAATCATGAAATCTTTCATCATTTTGCATAgaatccaagaagacatcaagttGAAGATCAAGAGCCGTTAAATCATAGCATGAAAACTCTTCGGGATATAAAGAAGCAAGTTTAAGTATCCTCTCTTTATCAAAAGATGAAAAGTTACCTCTAGGACTCAGGGAAGCCATGCATGTAAGTAACTCCATGTTCTTCTCATTAAAACGGTTATCAATCTCTTGAAGATGCAAATCAATTACTTCCAAAAAAATGTCAACGCGAAAATGATGTAGATTTGTTGCTTGTTTAGCAAAACGTCTTGATCTTCCTTGAGGTACATATTGAGCATCCATAGATGGAACATCAATCTCgtgtttagtacaaaataaaatgactttGTCTAAGAGACTATCCCATCCTTGATCcctcatcttttgcaacacattcgttgtacttttaacaaggctaatggcattcacaatatcttgttcctttctttgtaaagcaacacataaatcattagtgtagccaaaaatagtcaacatgaaatgagccataaaaataaaatcaaaggactCCAAAGATCCTAAAACAACTTGAGCTTTGAGCTTATCATCCGGAGAGCCATTTTCTCCAATCTCCTCAAGCACTTTAACAATTGAAGGAAACAAGTTGATGATACTTATTAGACACTTGTAATGAGATCCCCAACGTGTATCTCCCGGCCTACTCAAACCACGTTCTTGATTCCAACCCGATCCACTTTcaatttcccccacttccaaagCTTGAGCCACTACTTGAGCTTGGTGTTTTCGAATAAGGTCTCTTCTCTTACAAGAAGCTCCCACCACATTTAACAAGTTTGCAAGTACGTCAAAAAGCCAAGTACAATTAACATTCTTTTTAGCAACCGCAACTAGAGTTAGTTGAAGTTGATGAGCAAAACAATGAATGTAATAGGCTCTTGGAGTATCATTCATAATCAAAGTCTTGAGGCCATTGATTTCACCCCTCATGTTACTTGCCCCATCATACCCTTGACCTCTTATCATGGAAGGACTCAATAAATGTTCCATAAGCAACGACATAATGGCATTTTTAAGAGACAAAGCGGTAGTATCACCCACATGTAGAATGCCTAAAAAGCGTTCCACTACCAATCCATTTTCTCTATTAACAAACCGCAAAACAAGAGCTAGTTGTTCTTTTTGAGACACATCACTTGATTCATCGGCCAAAATAGAAAAGTAACCATCACCAATCAACTTgaattaacaatgaactaaTGAAGCTatgaaacaattaaacaaattaacaattacaattacaaattaacaattaaataagtaatggaAGCATGGAACTCACAATTAAACAATTGAAGAGAAAAGGAAGACTGGAAGAGGAAGCGAGTAGGCTCTGTACTCTGTCGAATGTCGAACACAGGTGAATGTGATTAGGGTttgctttgttttttaaatggaagcagcaacattttatttttttattttttttaaaggtgaTTAGCGACGGGGATTTTGGTCGCCAGGTGGTCGCTAAGTGGtcgcaaaattttttttttttttttttaaaatctcatttatttttttcagattGGGGGGGCCACTGCCCCCCCCCTTGCCCCTAGCTGGGTCCGCCACTGTATGTCAGGGTAGATGTGGATTCGATGCCAAGAATGCTCATTGTATAGGAAATACCGTATGTTGTTGTGAACAATAAGATATGTAATCTAGTACAATTAATATGTGCTTGTACTAGCAATAAAACTGTTTTATctacattaaaatttaaaatcaaaattcaattCTCAAATTTAATGATCTCATCATACAATATATTAAAGCAATAGATTTTAAAGTCACATTTTGCTATCACAATTATCCTGTTCTCAcctaatcatcatcatcatatttacTGTATCCCACTTATAGAAAAATATATGagtagggtctggggagggaaagacgacggcaactcatacccataaaagagcgcggccaaagaatCCCTCACTAGTTGAAAatcctcatttgctgcggttttttttgccataatatgctgcggttttggccccaagcattagtaaTAGCAGCAGacggcctattttaaatgctgcggtttaaaaccgcagcagaaaagtgCATTATATGCCGCGAATAAGGGTTTTCAAAAATATCCGGTTTGGAAAACCCGATCCGAAATACCCGGTATCCGATTTTTAAAACGGGGTAAATTACCCGGTTTACCAAATTCTGATAATTCGGGTCaggtacccggttttaaaaccgagTATTCGGGTCAGATATGAATCGCGAATTTCGGGAAACTGGGTATACGGTGTCcagtttgtatttttttttttttttgaaaagtttgAAAACCTAAATTGGCTAAATATCCTTGGGCATTTGGAAATCTCAGTCTTCATTCTTGCTGGCCGTCATCTACGTTCTActcatcttgcttcttcttcaagcagactcccatcttcttcaatcttgctccCGTCATCTTGtttcttcttcaccattcacgATGAGACGTCGACAAGAATCTAGACCACtgccattcttcttcttcaccgttttaattgggtaagtttcTTTCAGTTCATGACCATTGTtttagttcatcaccattcttcttcttcttctccagaTCTTCTTAATCCGAAACAaacctgattttttttttggtacttatttaaatttttttttgccattttcgattttgtcacAGAGATTTATTTAGTTCGCGGTTTTCGCCATTTTCGCAGAGGTTTAGCTGGTAATCTTCAGTTAAATTATGGtagaatgaaaaattaaatggtgtGTCATTGTTGTACTTGACGATATTGGGTAGTGGATTATTGTACAATTTTGTTTGTAGATCTTTACCTACTTTGCTAATTGATTATGATACTAATTAGTAACTACAGcaaaaagttttgattttgtgatgaatttatgaaattgataattaaagtttctttctttgattatgttttaattacACTTGTTTTAATGATTAATTCATGTAATTGGAATTTCAAAagctttgatttaattcatacttaattttattgattgtaACACTAATTAgaacaaaaaagttttaattttgttGGGAATTTATGAAATTATCGATTATCGATTAAAGttgttattttctttgattttgttctTGATTAGACTTGTTAATTGTTATAGTGATTAATTTAAGTAAAGCCTcttgtttatcttttgcttGAATGAATCATCAAGGTTGACTTGAAAATTCTTAAAAATTCTATGCTTAatcaattcaaattaattaattatctgCTAATAATTGCAATTAGGTAATTCAATTATGCAAAAACCcaatttagtatttttattataaataaaaaaaaagttaaaagaaataaggaaaaaaaaaagtttttaacaaaACCGGGTATCTGGTATCCGATTTAGTTTAAatcggttttgaacacccctagctgCGGGCatcaaaaaaaccgcagcatatagtcatacactatatgctgcgggcaaccaaaaaaccgcagcatataatttctaacatatgactatgattttcaatactaaccacttcaacacaataatatataccaaatagtgttgtgtgccaagttttgtgcaaaacaaaccaagtttgagctactttatgcgcgaaagtgccaaaaacgcgtaaaaacccttaaaatcgcaacttaacacttaatttctagcatatgactatgattttcaattctaaccacttcaacacaataatatataccaaatagtgttgtgtgccaaatttcgtgcaaaataaaccaagtgcgcgaaagtgccaaaacacttaaaaacccataaaatcgcaacttaacacgtaatttctagcatatgactataattttcaattttaaccacttccacacaataatatatcccaaatagtgttgtgtgccaagtttcgtgcaaaacaaaccaagtttgagctactttatgcgcaaaagtgtcaaaaacacttaaaaacccaataaaatcgcaacttaacacgtaatttctagcatatgactatgattttcaattctaaccacatcaacacaataatatataccaaatagagttgtgcaccaagtttcgtgcaaaacagaccaagtttgagctagcaataacaaaccaagaaacagcagcctacccgctgaccagcctaccttgccgcgtgggTTGAGCCTTAACCAAAGAGACCTGGAGCCAAACAACCATGGAAACGTGATATCCATACAAGGACCAAGCTAACAAGGCCAAAGAACCATAATTGTGGTGCACGcagctcactaggatacgagcgcaaggtggCCCAGTCACTGATCAGTGCCCAAAGTGTTCTGGTTGTTTTTAATTTctgttttaagaggcatattgtatagcacgtgataTTTATAGCcattagctagctagaaacctataaataaaGGTTGTTTTGGTATTTGTAtggagaactaagattgccgaatggattcattccatccgtacacagttcaagccttaaattacgaacctcatccccaaaagtcttatgcaattTATCAACTTCCACTCTGGAAAATCAGAtagatgtgtgagcaagtgacctttcttcaccttATTTGCATGCCACcttaaatttaacgcatctttctttatagaaaacaagcgcttgaatctaggtattattggaagataccacaataccttagcttggggccctttagcatcccgagcccctttacgcttgtagcgcgataacccacacctacgacactcttctaagttctcgttttcattccgatacaacacacaatcatttggacacgcatgaatcttctggtactctaagccgaaaggacacatgagctttttggcataatatgtcgactttggaagttcatttccctcaggaagcatctcacctaacgcttctaataacatcgtgaaactagcatcactccaattgaactttgacttaatgttgaaaattgtcaacactactgttagtttggtgaactttgtacatctagggtacaaaggcttttgagaagcctctgtcaacaagttaAAAACACAAGggcgttttcctaactcatcctcgacttcctccatcatctcatcaacacgatccacatcctcatggacattctcttcatctgtctcatacccatcaacatgatctactacatcctcattgacatcggccacattattaacgtcctcaacaacacttttctctttgtaaactccgacctcaccatgccaaacccaaacatgatattgaggcctaaacccacgtcgaagtatgtgctccctaacgATATCAACActatgggcaataaaaaccaactccccccgtcctaacttgatattcaaccgcaatactacaaaattctaatatgccatcaataaattccaacGATTCAAgtcttccatacatccaagaacgatcttttgtcatcctaattagtgtggttaattaattcaaaacaaaattaatacacaacttttaacatatatacttatttataacaaacatatctaaccctaaaaatatatactttgaataattaacattgtatacttcatacttcatatacttcatattctaattctatataattaaagacaagtataacaacaaaccacatttttaacaaaatatgcaaatgattaacaaaccacacaaaccacattcacaaataattactaaatattgaaataattaacaaaccacatttataactaaattactaaattacaagtgaaacaataaaaatataaacttgcaaatttataaaaaaaatagaaattaccttgatttcgtgggttatgtaataatctacaaagaaaagtaaaaaaaaattagcactaaTTTTCGTATGTATTGAACTTGCAAAAACTTATGTCGTGGGtttatgaggaagaagaagcaagaagaatgaagaagcaaatgtcGTATGGgattaaagaaaatgaagaacacAGTACCTTCGTAGTAACAATCGTGGGGTTTGGAGAACTTGAATAGATTGAAAATGAACACAGTAGAGTTTATGAAGAACAGATTGAAGAGAAGAACAAATTTTTGTgcgtttttgaagaaatttttgaagaacttgaagaaattaaagaacttgaagaacaagAGTCGTATGGGTTTATGCGAGAATGCAACAGTTATATGAAGGTTTTGAGCAAATGAACGTTGAAACgcgggttttaaatttttagaagaagtctatttgctgcgggctgagaaaaaccgcagcatataagtgaATTATTTGATGCAGGCACAcaaagaaccgcagcatttgatgcATTCaatgactatttgctgcgggctgctgaaaaaccgcagcatttgcggaatttttttttctaattgtttttcctattttttgctgcgtatattaaaaaccgcagcaaatgattagcaacaaatacgttttttttttccactagtgcctCAAATTGAGGGCTTTTTCTCACCTAAATGCATACTAATAAAGCTCTACGGGATTTTTAATAATTCTCTTTTTGAAATCATATCATACGAtctattaaatcaataaaagtTAATATCATGTGAAGCTATATACAATTACTTTTTCCCACCTAAGTTAAGCTAAAAAATTCTATGAGATTATTTCTAACAGATTGAAtattatcctacaaaacaaaaataagattAGAGGACTCAAAAATACGTGGAAAAGAAGTCCAATGAGTTTTCTATGAACTAGTAAATTGAACTAAAACAgtaaattgagaataaaatgataaaagagaaattatactATAGAATTGATTATAGAAGAAAGATTACAACCCTAAAAGCATAACAAGAAAAGATAGATCAAGCTATTCGAGACGCTTGCAATCTCCTAATGAGTATAAAACTCACCCACAATGTGTTTACTGATTTCTTGATGATTATGGGTCTGTAATTCCCATTATTTATAATCACTAGCGGATCTAGGGTTCGGAGTCCAAAGCGCACCAACTAATGGACGAAATTTTGACAGAGTTTcgtttgtaaaattaacaactattttACCCTTACATGCTAAAATTTAAATAAGACATA
This region includes:
- the LOC130821498 gene encoding uncharacterized protein LOC130821498, with translation MMMMIRVQSLLASSSSLPFLFNCLILIGDGYFSILADESSDVSQKEQLALVLRFVNRENGLVVERFLGILHVGDTTALSLKNAIMSLLMEHLLSPSMIRGQGYDGASNMRGEINGLKTLIMNDTPRAYYIHCFAHQLQLTLVAVAKKNVNCTWLFDVLANLLNVVGASCKRRDLIRKHQAQVVAQALEVGEIESGSGWNQERGLSRPGDTRWGSHYKCLISIINLFPSIVKVLEEIGENGSPDDKLKAQMRDQGWDSLLDKVILFCTKHEIDVPSMDAQYVPQGRSRRFAKQATNLHHFRVDIFLEVIDLHLQEIDNRFNEKNMELLTCMASLSPRGNFSSFDKERILKLASLYPEEFSCYDLTALDLQLDVFLDSMQNDERFHDLQDINSLSMMLVKTRKHETFPLIHLLIKLMLILPIIQMT